The following coding sequences are from one Ruminococcus flavefaciens AE3010 window:
- a CDS encoding AraC family transcriptional regulator — translation MVEIGYNHRHGRSFCIDRPDGTDSWLMLIVKTPVHFRIDGRESRTMSHSFIIYRPTTPQYYYPASNEYFDDWMHFYPDEEEQKMLKELNIPLDKPVEIGDITEMSSMIRSMCFEHYSGNQFRTDSIDLYFRLLMLKVSEKLRKKEVFPNRTEGIYSEKLLWIRKSIYRWPSRDYSIDDMAKELSLSRSRFQHLYTETFGVSVNRDVITSRLNKAAELLKTTDLSVKDVGINVGYGNTSYFVKAFGNFYGLTPLQYRQAEMK, via the coding sequence ATGGTCGAGATCGGATACAATCACAGACATGGCAGGAGCTTTTGCATAGACCGTCCTGACGGCACTGACAGCTGGCTCATGCTCATAGTCAAGACACCTGTTCATTTCAGGATAGACGGCAGGGAAAGCCGTACAATGTCACATTCGTTCATAATCTACCGCCCCACTACACCGCAATATTACTATCCTGCCAGCAATGAATACTTCGATGACTGGATGCATTTTTATCCCGACGAGGAAGAGCAGAAAATGCTGAAGGAACTGAATATCCCCCTTGACAAGCCTGTGGAGATAGGCGACATTACCGAGATGTCGTCCATGATACGCAGTATGTGCTTTGAGCACTATTCGGGAAATCAGTTCAGGACAGACAGCATAGACCTGTATTTCAGGCTGCTCATGCTTAAAGTATCGGAAAAGCTCAGGAAAAAGGAAGTCTTTCCCAACAGGACGGAGGGTATCTACTCCGAGAAGCTGCTGTGGATTCGCAAGTCTATCTATCGCTGGCCGAGCCGTGATTACTCCATCGACGATATGGCAAAGGAGCTCTCTCTCAGCCGTTCACGCTTCCAGCACCTGTACACCGAGACATTCGGCGTAAGCGTAAACAGGGACGTTATCACCAGCCGACTGAATAAAGCGGCGGAGCTTCTGAAAACCACAGACCTCTCCGTAAAGGACGTTGGTATAAACGTGGGCTACGGCAATACCTCGTATTTTGTAAAGGCATTCGGTAACTTCTACGGACTGACCCCTTTGCAGTACAGACAGGCAGAGATGAAATAA
- a CDS encoding tyrosine-type recombinase/integrase, translated as MKASLPFKYIITSKNGKQYVVFDFKDDNGERRRKWVSTGLSEKCTKKALAAKVEEIVGAFYEDFLSGKATKAKHKRADRTVVSAEALAEGAVIRAGNCLFVDFLNHWLETVKPTIAYTTYCSYSRYIEKVKIYFDEKYPGLLLRDITPLQIQKFYNDMYNEGKTGNTVKHYHANIHKALKYAVKMDLLIVNPADKVELPKLEKYKACFYSKEELNKFLEVFKGDRMELVVHIAAYYGLRRSEVIGLKWDAINFENKTIKICRKVTSRNGSGHEEIMVDNTLKTEASVRTLPLIPHIERMLREQQQKEEMYSKLLKSGFDRTYEGFVCRDAYGKLITPNFVSDHFKNMVRKYGFRKLRFHDLRHSCASLLLANGEYMKAIQD; from the coding sequence ATGAAAGCAAGTCTGCCTTTTAAGTACATCATTACAAGCAAAAACGGAAAACAGTATGTAGTCTTTGATTTCAAGGACGATAACGGCGAACGCAGGCGCAAATGGGTAAGTACAGGTTTGAGCGAGAAGTGTACCAAGAAAGCACTGGCAGCAAAGGTCGAGGAGATCGTCGGTGCATTCTATGAGGACTTCCTCTCCGGCAAGGCGACCAAAGCCAAGCATAAGAGAGCAGACCGCACGGTCGTGAGTGCTGAGGCACTCGCAGAAGGCGCTGTGATAAGAGCTGGTAATTGTCTGTTTGTGGACTTCCTGAACCATTGGCTCGAAACCGTAAAGCCTACCATTGCATACACGACTTACTGTAGCTACTCACGCTATATCGAGAAAGTAAAAATTTACTTCGATGAGAAATATCCCGGACTGCTCTTGCGCGACATCACGCCCTTGCAGATCCAGAAGTTTTACAATGATATGTATAACGAAGGAAAAACGGGCAACACGGTCAAACACTATCATGCGAATATCCATAAGGCTCTGAAGTATGCCGTAAAAATGGATTTGCTTATTGTGAATCCTGCCGATAAGGTAGAACTGCCGAAATTGGAAAAATACAAGGCGTGTTTTTACAGCAAGGAGGAACTGAACAAGTTTCTTGAGGTATTCAAGGGTGACAGAATGGAGCTTGTCGTTCATATTGCAGCCTACTACGGACTCCGCAGAAGCGAAGTCATCGGTCTGAAGTGGGATGCGATCAACTTTGAGAATAAGACGATTAAGATCTGCCGCAAGGTCACGAGCCGGAATGGTTCAGGTCATGAGGAAATCATGGTGGACAATACCCTGAAAACAGAAGCAAGTGTGAGAACGCTCCCTCTGATTCCGCACATTGAGCGGATGCTCAGAGAACAGCAGCAGAAAGAGGAGATGTACTCCAAGCTCCTGAAATCCGGTTTTGACAGAACCTATGAGGGCTTTGTGTGCCGTGATGCATACGGTAAGTTGATCACGCCGAACTTCGTCAGCGATCATTTCAAGAACATGGTCAGGAAATATGGTTTCAGGAAACTGCGGTTCCATGACCTGCGACACAGTTGTGCCAGTCTTTTGCTTGCAAACGGAGAGTACATGAAAGCCATCCAGGATTGA
- a CDS encoding amidohydrolase family protein produces the protein MIIDSHLHLPVDFPDFLSKGNALINELRRNGVDKGIVIADSELESVIGSVRDCAELFKGSGMIKVVAGISPFISFNSQLTLCRKLLESGDIIGLKLYTGHESFFCTDEVLTPVYDLAAEFKVPVLFHTGWDNAQYAAPAKMKELSQRRPQNIFVYCHCFYPDLQQCFDTLGSCENVYFDTSSVADDAEIYPQIKNTLATAIAVMPERIIFGSDFGSCSQKTHLEFAESLNITPQQRELFMCGNALRVYNISP, from the coding sequence ATGATAATAGATTCACATCTGCATCTTCCCGTTGACTTCCCCGACTTTCTCTCTAAAGGGAATGCTCTCATAAACGAGCTCCGCAGAAACGGCGTGGACAAGGGCATAGTTATAGCTGATTCCGAGCTTGAAAGCGTTATCGGCTCTGTACGTGACTGCGCGGAGCTTTTCAAGGGCAGCGGTATGATAAAAGTCGTGGCCGGAATAAGTCCCTTTATAAGCTTCAACTCTCAGCTCACCCTGTGCAGGAAGCTTCTCGAAAGCGGCGATATCATCGGTCTGAAGCTTTATACAGGCCATGAGAGCTTCTTCTGCACAGATGAAGTCCTCACTCCCGTATATGACCTCGCCGCCGAGTTTAAAGTCCCTGTGCTTTTTCACACAGGCTGGGATAACGCTCAGTACGCCGCTCCCGCAAAAATGAAGGAGCTGTCTCAGCGCCGTCCGCAGAATATCTTCGTTTACTGCCACTGCTTCTATCCCGACCTACAACAGTGCTTCGATACTCTCGGCAGCTGCGAAAACGTATACTTCGATACCTCTTCCGTTGCCGACGATGCTGAAATATATCCCCAGATAAAAAATACGCTGGCGACCGCCATTGCCGTCATGCCAGAGCGTATCATATTCGGTTCCGACTTCGGGAGCTGCTCCCAGAAGACACACCTTGAATTTGCCGAAAGCCTTAATATTACGCCGCAGCAACGGGAGCTGTTCATGTGCGGCAACGCCCTCAGAGTCTACAATATCAGCCCATAA
- a CDS encoding helix-turn-helix domain-containing protein encodes MDRNISISQAYKTMYRDYPEVVGVKDISQMLGISPKRVRQLVQENKLPCIPDNRTIKVAKLFVIDYILQGAQI; translated from the coding sequence ATGGATAGAAATATATCGATCAGCCAGGCTTACAAGACAATGTACAGAGACTATCCCGAAGTGGTCGGGGTAAAGGACATCAGCCAGATGCTTGGCATCAGCCCGAAAAGGGTACGGCAGCTTGTTCAGGAGAATAAACTTCCTTGCATCCCTGATAACAGGACGATCAAGGTCGCAAAGCTCTTTGTGATAGATTACATCCTGCAAGGCGCACAAATCTGA
- a CDS encoding GH25 family lysozyme, producing the protein MKLKYIVMLSAALCLLTGCGGRKVSTSSESSQTVSASTTTAVSTSTTTASTTAVTTTKKACDPPKDLVLKGLDSVEVYEDISLDSFITEKNVDLKDGGVKLNTSDTGVFEVEIPYIYNGCEFKQKLQYSVVDTTPPVVLNAGWEPNHKVGTPFDLNDYVGFADNFDSDPVLTFTGDIDPNKVGLYPLTATATDSSGNYTTWDVTICVLNEVPRPVDDNPRVDYSQFISDNSDGNVRFGIDVSAWQTNVDYNAVKAAGCSFVIIRVGYFYSEITMDDYFRDNIKNATDAGLDVGVYFYTTDNTQEGVREHARWIAEQVKGYELQMPVAFDWEEFANFQKYHMSIKDINDVYAAFADEIEKCGYSAMLYSSKNFLYNIWNEETKSSHPVWLAHFIDRTDYDGEYAIWQASAYGHIPGINGDVDMDIQYLDKKLN; encoded by the coding sequence ATGAAACTAAAATATATAGTAATGCTGTCGGCGGCGCTGTGCCTGCTTACAGGCTGCGGCGGAAGAAAGGTCTCAACATCTTCCGAAAGCTCTCAGACTGTATCGGCTTCGACCACAACGGCTGTTTCGACTTCAACAACAACTGCTTCAACAACTGCTGTCACCACCACAAAAAAAGCCTGTGACCCGCCAAAGGATCTTGTTTTAAAGGGACTTGACTCCGTGGAGGTCTATGAGGATATATCTCTTGACAGCTTTATCACCGAGAAAAACGTTGACCTCAAGGACGGCGGTGTAAAGCTCAATACCTCCGATACGGGAGTATTTGAGGTGGAGATACCGTATATCTACAACGGCTGCGAGTTCAAGCAGAAGCTTCAATACTCCGTGGTGGATACTACCCCTCCTGTAGTTCTCAATGCGGGCTGGGAGCCTAATCACAAGGTGGGAACTCCCTTTGATCTCAACGACTACGTTGGCTTTGCGGACAACTTTGACAGTGATCCTGTTCTCACTTTTACAGGTGATATAGACCCGAACAAGGTGGGACTTTATCCGCTTACCGCTACTGCTACGGACAGCTCGGGAAACTACACCACATGGGACGTTACCATTTGTGTGCTCAATGAAGTGCCGCGGCCTGTGGACGACAATCCGAGAGTGGACTACAGCCAGTTCATATCCGATAACAGTGACGGCAATGTCCGCTTCGGCATCGATGTTTCGGCTTGGCAGACCAATGTTGATTACAATGCGGTAAAGGCGGCAGGCTGCAGCTTCGTTATTATCCGCGTGGGATACTTCTACAGTGAGATAACCATGGATGACTACTTCCGCGATAATATAAAGAATGCCACTGACGCAGGCCTTGATGTGGGAGTATACTTCTACACCACCGATAATACCCAGGAGGGGGTCCGCGAACACGCACGGTGGATAGCCGAACAGGTCAAGGGCTATGAGCTTCAGATGCCTGTTGCGTTTGACTGGGAGGAATTTGCAAATTTCCAGAAGTACCACATGAGCATAAAGGACATCAACGACGTATATGCAGCCTTTGCGGACGAGATAGAGAAGTGCGGCTACTCGGCAATGCTCTACAGCAGCAAGAACTTCCTCTACAATATCTGGAACGAAGAAACAAAGTCCTCGCACCCCGTATGGCTGGCGCATTTCATCGACAGGACCGATTATGACGGAGAGTACGCTATCTGGCAGGCAAGTGCCTATGGTCATATCCCGGGTATAAACGGCGATGTTGATATGGATATACAGTACCTCGATAAGAAGCTGAACTGA